The Streptomyces europaeiscabiei genome window below encodes:
- the nuoE gene encoding NADH-quinone oxidoreductase subunit NuoE, whose protein sequence is MPQLPAPDYPDDVRARLERDAAEVVARYPDSRSALLPLLHLVQSEEGHVTRTGMRFCAEVLGLTTAEVTAVATFYTMYRRKPSGDYQVGVCTNTLCAVMGGDAIFEALQDHLSVGNGETTDDGKVTLEHIECNAACDFAPVVMVNWEFFDNQTVDSAKRLVDDLRAGTEVRPTRGAPLCTFKDTARILAGFPDERPGAVEASGGAGPASLVGLRLARGEAGPARVVHPRDGGPHDEPRDKVHEPSPTEHLSSHDAPQDTSASDPAHPAGPAAEEGE, encoded by the coding sequence ATGCCCCAACTGCCCGCGCCCGACTACCCGGACGACGTTCGAGCCCGGCTGGAGCGGGACGCCGCCGAGGTCGTCGCCCGCTACCCGGACTCCCGGTCCGCTCTCCTGCCGTTGCTGCATCTCGTGCAGTCGGAGGAGGGCCATGTCACCCGCACCGGCATGCGGTTCTGCGCCGAGGTGCTCGGCCTGACCACGGCCGAGGTCACCGCGGTCGCCACCTTCTACACCATGTACCGGCGCAAGCCCTCCGGTGACTACCAGGTGGGCGTCTGCACCAACACCCTGTGCGCGGTGATGGGCGGTGACGCGATCTTCGAGGCGCTGCAGGACCACCTGAGTGTCGGCAACGGTGAGACCACCGACGACGGCAAGGTCACCCTGGAGCACATCGAGTGCAACGCGGCCTGCGACTTCGCGCCGGTCGTGATGGTCAACTGGGAGTTCTTCGACAACCAGACCGTCGACAGCGCCAAGCGCCTCGTCGACGACCTGCGCGCGGGCACCGAGGTCCGGCCCACGCGCGGGGCACCGCTGTGCACCTTCAAGGACACCGCGCGGATCCTCGCCGGCTTCCCCGACGAGCGGCCGGGGGCCGTCGAGGCGAGCGGCGGAGCGGGACCCGCCTCGCTGGTCGGCCTCCGCCTCGCCAGGGGAGAGGCCGGACCCGCGCGCGTGGTCCATCCGCGGGACGGCGGACCGCACGACGAGCCGCGCGACAAGGTGCACGAGCCGTCACCCACCGAGCACCTCAGCTCGCACGACGCGCCGCAGGACACGTCGGCCTCGGACCCGGCCCACCCGGCGGGGCCCGCAGCCGAGGAGGGGGAGTGA
- the nuoF gene encoding NADH-quinone oxidoreductase subunit NuoF, producing the protein MTLAPEIKGTSPEKLLAPVLSAFWDEDRAWSLDVYRRHDGYEGLRKALAMSPDDVIAYVKESGLRGRGGAGFPTGMKWQFIPQGDGKPHYLVVNADESEPGTCKDIPLLFANPHSLIEGIVIACYAIRSSHAFIYLRGEVVPVLRRLHEAVREAYAEGFLGENILGSGLDLELTVHAGAGAYICGEETALLDSLEGRRGQPRLRPPFPAVEGLYACPTVVNNVESIASVPAIMHRGKEWFRSMGSEKSPGFTLYSLSGHVTSPGQYEAPLGITLRQLLEMSGGMRPGHRLKFWTPGGSSTPMFTDEHLDVPLDYEGVGAAGSMLGTKALQCFDETTCVVRAVTRWTEFYAHESCGKCTPCREGTYWLVQLLRDIEAGKGVMSDLDKLNDIADNINGKSFCALGDGAASPIFSSLKYFRAEYEDHITGRGCPFDPAKSTVWADKDKHAEVNA; encoded by the coding sequence ATGACGTTGGCACCCGAGATCAAGGGCACCAGCCCGGAGAAACTGCTCGCACCCGTGCTGTCGGCCTTCTGGGACGAGGACCGGGCATGGTCGCTCGACGTCTACCGAAGGCACGACGGGTACGAGGGGCTGCGCAAGGCGCTGGCCATGTCACCGGACGACGTCATCGCGTACGTCAAGGAGTCCGGGCTGCGCGGCCGCGGCGGCGCGGGATTCCCGACCGGAATGAAATGGCAGTTCATTCCGCAGGGCGATGGCAAACCGCATTATCTGGTTGTCAACGCCGACGAGTCGGAGCCCGGAACGTGCAAGGACATTCCGCTCCTCTTCGCGAACCCGCACAGCCTCATCGAGGGCATTGTCATCGCCTGTTATGCCATCAGGTCCTCGCATGCCTTCATCTATCTGCGTGGTGAGGTCGTTCCCGTCCTGCGGCGGTTGCACGAGGCCGTACGCGAGGCCTACGCGGAGGGCTTCCTCGGCGAGAACATCCTGGGCAGCGGACTCGACCTCGAACTCACCGTGCACGCGGGCGCGGGCGCGTACATCTGCGGTGAGGAGACCGCGCTGCTCGACTCGCTCGAAGGCCGCCGTGGTCAACCGCGGCTCCGTCCCCCCTTCCCTGCCGTCGAGGGCCTCTACGCGTGCCCGACTGTCGTGAACAACGTCGAGTCGATCGCGTCGGTTCCCGCGATCATGCACAGGGGCAAGGAATGGTTCAGGTCGATGGGCAGCGAGAAGTCTCCCGGCTTCACGCTCTACTCGCTCAGCGGCCATGTCACGAGCCCCGGCCAGTACGAGGCGCCGCTCGGCATCACGCTCCGTCAGCTCCTGGAGATGAGCGGCGGAATGCGACCCGGGCATCGCCTCAAGTTCTGGACGCCGGGCGGGTCCTCGACCCCGATGTTCACCGACGAGCACCTAGACGTCCCTCTTGACTACGAAGGAGTGGGCGCCGCGGGTTCCATGCTCGGCACGAAAGCACTCCAGTGCTTCGACGAGACGACCTGCGTCGTGCGTGCCGTCACCCGCTGGACCGAGTTCTACGCCCACGAGTCCTGCGGCAAGTGCACCCCCTGCCGCGAAGGCACCTACTGGCTGGTGCAGTTGCTGCGCGACATCGAGGCCGGCAAGGGCGTCATGAGCGACCTCGACAAGCTGAACGACATCGCCGACAACATCAACGGCAAGTCCTTCTGCGCCCTCGGCGACGGCGCCGCCTCGCCGATCTTCTCCTCCCTCAAGTACTTCCGCGCGGAGTACGAGGACCACATCACGGGCCGGGGCTGCCCCTTCGACCCCGCCAAGTCGACCGTCTGGGCCGACAAGGACAAGCACGCGGAGGTGAACGCATGA
- a CDS encoding NADH-quinone oxidoreductase subunit G: protein MTVTTSAPSGGGEAAVPPEDLVSLTIDGVDISVPKGTLVIRAAEQIGVEIPRFCDHPLLDPVGACRQCIVEVEGQRKPMASCTITCTDGMVVKTHLTSPVAEKAQKGVMELLLINHPLDCPVCDKGGECPLQNQAMSHGHSESRFEGRKRTYEKPVPISTQVLLDRERCVLCARCTRFSNQVAGDPMIELVERGALQQVGTGEGDPFESYFSGNTIQICPVGALTSAAYRFRSRPFDLVSSPSVCEHCSGGCATRTDHRRGKVMRRLAANDPEVNEEWICDKGRFAFRYAQRPDRLTTPLVRNAEGVLEPASWPEALEAAARGLLAARGRAGVLTGGRLTVEDAYAYSKFARVALDSNDIDFRARVHSGEEADFLAARVAGRGRDLDGTGVTYAFLEKAPAVLLVGFEAEEEAPGVFLRLRKAWRKHKQQVFSLATHATRGLAKAGGTLLPAAPGTETEWLDALASGFGLDDDGTKAAEALRTEGAVIVVGERFAAVAGGLTAAVRAASLTGAKLVWIPRRAGERAAVEAGALPSVLPGGRPATDPRARAEVAAAWGVAELPSRYGRDTGQIVEAAATGELGALVVAGVELADLPDPARAREALSAVGFLVSLELRPSEVTERADIVLPVAAVAEKAGTFVNWEGRVRMFEAALKPDQMTRRVAPADGRVLQMLADAMDVHLGLPDLRTTRAELDRLGAWDGARANEPVEVAAGLPRPAAGEAVLAGHRLLLDQGRLQDGDDALAGTRHAAHARVSAATAAEAGVKNGDVLAVSGPAGVVELPLLITEMPDRVVWLPLNSTGTGVASDTGALPGALVRIGPATLAAEAPEEVEA from the coding sequence ATGACAGTGACCACCAGCGCTCCCTCCGGAGGGGGAGAGGCGGCGGTCCCGCCGGAAGATCTCGTCTCGCTGACCATCGACGGAGTCGACATCAGCGTGCCCAAGGGCACCCTGGTCATCCGGGCCGCCGAACAGATCGGTGTCGAGATCCCCCGCTTCTGCGACCACCCCCTCCTCGACCCGGTCGGCGCCTGCCGCCAGTGCATCGTCGAGGTCGAGGGCCAGCGCAAGCCCATGGCGTCCTGCACGATCACCTGCACGGACGGGATGGTCGTCAAGACCCACCTCACCTCCCCGGTCGCGGAGAAGGCCCAGAAGGGGGTGATGGAGCTCCTGCTCATCAACCACCCGCTGGACTGCCCCGTCTGCGACAAGGGCGGCGAGTGCCCGCTGCAGAACCAGGCCATGTCGCACGGCCACTCCGAGTCCCGCTTCGAGGGCAGGAAGCGCACCTACGAGAAGCCCGTGCCGATCTCCACGCAGGTGCTGCTCGACCGTGAGCGGTGCGTGCTGTGCGCCCGCTGCACCCGCTTCTCCAACCAGGTCGCCGGCGACCCGATGATCGAGCTGGTCGAGCGGGGCGCACTCCAGCAGGTCGGCACCGGAGAGGGCGACCCCTTCGAGTCGTACTTCTCCGGCAACACCATCCAGATCTGCCCGGTGGGCGCGCTGACCTCGGCGGCGTACCGATTCCGCTCCCGCCCCTTCGACCTCGTCTCCTCGCCGTCCGTCTGCGAGCACTGCTCCGGCGGCTGCGCGACCCGCACCGACCACCGGCGCGGCAAGGTCATGCGGCGCCTCGCGGCCAACGACCCCGAGGTCAACGAGGAGTGGATCTGCGACAAGGGGCGGTTCGCGTTCCGGTACGCGCAGCGCCCGGACCGGCTGACCACCCCCCTCGTCCGCAACGCCGAGGGCGTCCTGGAACCGGCGTCCTGGCCTGAGGCCCTGGAGGCCGCCGCCCGGGGGCTGCTCGCCGCGCGCGGCCGGGCCGGTGTCCTGACCGGCGGCAGGCTCACCGTCGAGGACGCCTACGCGTACAGCAAGTTCGCGCGCGTGGCCCTCGACAGCAACGACATCGACTTCCGCGCACGCGTGCACAGCGGCGAGGAGGCCGACTTCCTGGCGGCCCGGGTCGCCGGACGCGGCCGTGACCTCGACGGTACGGGCGTCACGTACGCCTTCCTGGAGAAGGCGCCCGCGGTCCTGCTGGTCGGGTTCGAGGCGGAGGAGGAGGCGCCCGGTGTCTTCCTGAGGCTGCGCAAGGCCTGGCGCAAGCACAAGCAGCAGGTGTTCTCGCTGGCCACGCACGCCACCCGGGGCCTTGCGAAGGCCGGCGGCACGCTGCTGCCCGCCGCGCCCGGCACCGAGACCGAGTGGCTGGACGCCCTCGCGAGCGGCTTCGGACTGGACGACGACGGCACCAAGGCCGCCGAGGCGCTGCGTACCGAGGGCGCGGTCATCGTCGTCGGGGAGCGGTTCGCGGCCGTGGCGGGCGGGCTCACCGCCGCAGTACGGGCCGCGTCCCTGACCGGCGCGAAGCTGGTGTGGATCCCGCGCCGGGCCGGGGAGCGCGCCGCCGTCGAGGCGGGCGCGCTGCCCTCGGTGCTGCCGGGCGGCCGCCCGGCGACCGACCCGCGCGCCCGCGCGGAGGTCGCCGCCGCCTGGGGCGTCGCCGAACTCCCCTCGCGGTACGGCCGGGACACCGGGCAGATCGTCGAGGCCGCCGCCACCGGAGAGCTCGGGGCCCTGGTGGTGGCGGGTGTGGAACTCGCCGATCTGCCCGATCCGGCACGCGCGCGTGAGGCACTCTCCGCGGTGGGCTTCCTGGTCTCACTGGAGCTGCGGCCCAGCGAGGTCACCGAACGGGCCGACATCGTCCTTCCGGTCGCCGCCGTCGCCGAGAAGGCGGGCACCTTCGTCAACTGGGAGGGCCGCGTGCGGATGTTCGAAGCCGCGCTGAAGCCCGACCAGATGACCCGCCGGGTGGCACCCGCCGACGGCCGTGTCCTGCAGATGCTGGCCGACGCCATGGACGTCCACCTGGGGCTGCCCGATCTGCGCACCACGCGCGCGGAGCTGGACCGCCTCGGGGCGTGGGACGGCGCGAGGGCCAACGAGCCGGTGGAGGTCGCGGCCGGACTGCCGCGCCCGGCCGCCGGGGAGGCCGTACTCGCCGGGCACCGGCTGCTCCTCGACCAGGGCCGCCTCCAGGACGGCGACGACGCGCTCGCCGGCACGCGGCACGCCGCACACGCGCGTGTGTCCGCCGCCACGGCCGCCGAGGCGGGCGTCAAGAACGGCGACGTCCTCGCGGTCAGCGGCCCCGCCGGGGTCGTCGAACTGCCGCTGCTGATCACCGAGATGCCCGACCGCGTCGTCTGGCTCCCGCTGAACTCCACCGGTACGGGCGTCGCCTCCGACACCGGGGCGCTGCCCGGCGCACTGGTCCGTATCGGCCCCGCGACGCTCGCCGCCGAGGCCCCCGAGGAGGTGGAGGCATGA
- the nuoH gene encoding NADH-quinone oxidoreductase subunit NuoH yields MSLYLAAEDLSMFGRDPWWLVVVKAVFCFAFLMITVLFSIVWERKVVAWMQLRIGPNRHGPWGMLQSLADGIKLMLKEDVIVKRADKVVYVLAPIVAAIPAFMAIAVIPFGPAGNEISIFGQRTTMQLTDLPIAMLYILAVASVGIYGIVLAGWSSGSTYPLLGGLRSAAQMISYEIAMGAAFASVFLYSGSMSTSAIVEAQQDRWYIVLLPVSFVIYIITMVGETNRAPFDMPESEGDLVGGFNTEYSSIKFAMFMLAEYVNMVTVSAVSVTLFLGGWRAPWPISTFWEGANHGWWPMLWFVVKVQLLLFFFIWLRGTLPRVRYDQLMKLGWKVLLPVSVVWLMLVATVRTLRNENYDFAEIALYVAGAVIVLFLLSVVADMFRDRREAQDQPAEPAAFDPMAGGFPVPPLPGQTLPPVPRRRPRRERELVVSGGSDTDSDGSSNGKEASDG; encoded by the coding sequence ATGAGCTTGTACCTCGCCGCTGAAGACCTCTCGATGTTCGGCCGCGACCCCTGGTGGCTGGTCGTCGTCAAGGCGGTGTTCTGCTTCGCCTTCCTGATGATCACCGTGCTGTTCTCCATCGTGTGGGAGCGCAAGGTCGTCGCCTGGATGCAGCTGCGCATCGGCCCCAACCGGCACGGCCCCTGGGGCATGCTCCAGTCGCTCGCCGACGGCATCAAGCTGATGCTCAAGGAAGACGTCATCGTCAAACGCGCGGACAAGGTCGTCTACGTCCTCGCGCCGATCGTCGCGGCCATCCCGGCCTTCATGGCGATCGCGGTGATCCCCTTCGGCCCGGCCGGCAACGAGATCTCGATCTTCGGCCAGCGCACCACGATGCAGCTCACCGACCTGCCGATCGCGATGCTCTACATCCTCGCGGTCGCCTCCGTCGGCATCTACGGCATCGTGCTGGCGGGCTGGAGCTCCGGCTCCACCTATCCGCTGCTCGGCGGCCTGCGCTCCGCGGCGCAGATGATCTCCTACGAGATCGCCATGGGCGCCGCGTTCGCCTCGGTCTTCCTCTACTCGGGGTCGATGTCGACGTCGGCGATCGTGGAGGCGCAGCAGGACCGCTGGTACATCGTGCTGCTGCCGGTCTCCTTCGTCATCTACATCATCACGATGGTCGGTGAGACCAACCGCGCCCCCTTCGACATGCCGGAGTCCGAGGGCGACCTGGTCGGCGGCTTCAACACCGAGTACTCGTCGATCAAGTTCGCGATGTTCATGCTCGCCGAGTACGTCAACATGGTGACCGTCTCCGCCGTGTCGGTGACGCTCTTCCTCGGCGGCTGGCGGGCCCCCTGGCCCATCAGCACCTTCTGGGAGGGCGCCAACCACGGCTGGTGGCCGATGCTCTGGTTCGTGGTGAAGGTGCAGCTGTTGCTGTTCTTCTTCATCTGGCTGCGCGGCACCCTCCCGCGCGTCCGCTACGACCAGCTGATGAAGCTCGGCTGGAAGGTCCTCCTCCCGGTCTCCGTGGTCTGGCTGATGCTCGTCGCGACGGTACGGACCCTCAGGAACGAGAACTACGACTTCGCCGAGATCGCCCTGTACGTCGCGGGCGCCGTCATCGTGCTGTTCCTGCTCTCCGTCGTCGCCGACATGTTCCGCGACCGGCGCGAGGCACAGGACCAGCCCGCCGAACCGGCCGCCTTCGACCCGATGGCCGGCGGGTTCCCCGTACCGCCCCTGCCCGGACAGACCCTCCCGCCGGTGCCGCGCAGGCGTCCGCGACGGGAGCGGGAGCTGGTTGTCAGTGGTGGGTCCGATACTGACAGTGACGGATCTTCGAATGGGAAGGAGGCGTCCGATGGCTGA
- the nuoI gene encoding NADH-quinone oxidoreductase subunit NuoI, whose product MAEEPKETKPGFQNPVAGFGVTFKAMFKKRLTEQYPEQPKTTAPRFHGRHQLNRHPDGLEKCIGCELCAWACPADAIYVEGADNTDEERYSPGERYGRVYQINYARCILCGLCIEACPTRALTMTNEFELADSSRANLIYTKEQLLAGLEEGMVDSPHSIFPGTDEQDYYRGLVTEAAPGTVRQVATSKGEKPEEEEAQA is encoded by the coding sequence ATGGCTGAGGAGCCGAAGGAGACCAAGCCCGGTTTCCAGAACCCCGTCGCCGGCTTCGGCGTGACCTTCAAGGCCATGTTCAAGAAGCGGCTGACCGAGCAGTATCCCGAGCAGCCCAAGACCACGGCCCCACGGTTCCACGGCCGGCACCAGCTCAACCGCCATCCGGACGGCCTGGAGAAGTGCATCGGCTGCGAGCTGTGCGCCTGGGCGTGTCCCGCCGACGCCATCTACGTGGAGGGCGCCGACAACACGGACGAGGAGCGCTACTCGCCGGGCGAGCGGTACGGCCGCGTCTACCAGATCAACTACGCCCGCTGCATCCTGTGCGGCCTGTGCATCGAGGCGTGCCCCACGCGCGCGCTCACGATGACCAACGAGTTCGAGCTGGCGGACAGCAGCCGCGCCAACCTCATCTACACCAAGGAGCAACTGCTCGCCGGGCTGGAGGAGGGCATGGTCGACTCGCCCCACTCGATCTTCCCGGGCACCGACGAGCAGGACTACTACCGGGGGCTGGTCACCGAGGCCGCGCCCGGCACGGTGCGTCAGGTGGCCACCTCCAAGGGCGAGAAGCCGGAAGAAGAGGAGGCACAGGCATGA
- a CDS encoding NADH-quinone oxidoreductase subunit J, translating into MSAQLAAYTTSTGEAFQFWVLGTVAVIGALCTVFMKRAVHSALCLAATMIILAVFYLANGAYFLGIVQIVVYTGAIMMLFLFVVMLVGVTAADSLKETIKGQRWLALLCGLGFGILLTAGIGNASLTEFNGLGTANAGGNVEGLAALIFTDYVFAFELTGALLITAAVGAMVLTHRERTERPKTQRELAEERVREGKHLPPLPAPGVYARHNAVDIPGLLPDGTPSELTVSKTLRDRGQVRDVSTEALNDLKALEQRAEDRLERTHSGNGGKRGEASK; encoded by the coding sequence ATGAGCGCGCAACTCGCCGCCTACACCACCTCCACGGGTGAGGCCTTCCAGTTCTGGGTGCTCGGCACGGTCGCCGTGATCGGCGCCCTGTGCACCGTCTTCATGAAGAGGGCCGTGCACAGCGCGCTCTGCCTCGCCGCCACCATGATCATTTTGGCGGTGTTCTACCTCGCCAACGGCGCCTACTTCCTGGGCATCGTGCAGATCGTCGTCTACACCGGCGCGATCATGATGCTGTTCCTGTTCGTGGTGATGCTCGTCGGCGTCACCGCGGCGGACTCCCTGAAGGAGACCATCAAGGGCCAACGCTGGCTGGCCCTCCTCTGCGGCCTCGGCTTCGGCATCCTGCTGACCGCGGGCATCGGCAACGCCTCACTGACGGAGTTCAACGGCCTCGGCACGGCGAACGCGGGCGGGAACGTGGAGGGCCTCGCGGCCCTGATCTTCACCGACTACGTGTTCGCCTTCGAGCTCACCGGCGCCCTCCTCATCACGGCCGCCGTCGGCGCCATGGTCCTCACCCACCGTGAGCGCACCGAGCGCCCCAAGACCCAGCGGGAACTGGCCGAAGAGCGTGTACGCGAGGGCAAGCACCTCCCGCCGCTGCCGGCCCCGGGCGTCTACGCCCGGCACAACGCGGTCGACATCCCGGGCCTGCTGCCCGACGGCACGCCGTCCGAGCTGACCGTCAGCAAGACGCTGCGGGACCGGGGTCAGGTCCGCGACGTGTCGACGGAGGCCCTCAACGACCTCAAGGCCCTGGAGCAGCGCGCCGAGGACCGCCTGGAGCGCACCCACAGCGGGAACGGCGGCAAGCGCGGGGAGGCATCGAAGTGA
- the nuoK gene encoding NADH-quinone oxidoreductase subunit NuoK — protein sequence MNPVNYLYLAALLFTIGATGVLIRRNAIVVFMCVELMLNACNLTLVAFSRMHGNLDGQIIAFFTMVVAAAEVVVGLAIIVSLFRSRHSASVDDASLMKL from the coding sequence GTGAATCCCGTCAACTACCTGTATCTCGCCGCCCTGCTGTTCACGATCGGCGCCACCGGCGTCCTGATCAGGCGGAACGCGATCGTGGTGTTCATGTGCGTCGAGCTGATGCTCAACGCCTGCAATCTCACGCTGGTCGCCTTCTCCCGGATGCACGGCAATCTCGACGGCCAGATCATCGCCTTCTTCACGATGGTCGTCGCCGCCGCGGAGGTCGTGGTCGGACTCGCGATCATCGTGTCGCTCTTCCGGTCCCGCCACTCGGCCTCGGTCGACGACGCCAGCCTGATGAAGCTGTAA
- the nuoL gene encoding NADH-quinone oxidoreductase subunit L, producing MENLIALLVAAPLLGAAVLLCGGRRLDAVGHWIGTALAAASFVIGVVLFADMLGKDAEHREMGQYLFSWIPVEGFQADVAFQLDQLSMTFVLLITGVGSLIHVYSIGYMEHDERRRRFFGYLNLFLAAMLLLVLADNYLLLYVGWEGVGLASYLLIGFWQHKPSAATAAKKAFLVNRVGDVGLSIAIMLMFTTFGTFAFGPVLEATGETSEGKLTAIALMLLLAACGKSAQVPLQSWLGDAMEGPTPVSALIHAATMVTAGVYLIVRSANIFDGAPDAQLVTTVVGAVTLLFGAIVGCAKDDIKKALAGSTMSQIGYMVLAAGLGPIGYVFAIMHLVTHGFFKAGLFLGAGSVMHGMNDEVDMRKYGGLRTYMPVTFVTFGLGYLAIIGFPGLSGFFSKDMIIEAAFAKGGTEGWILGSVALLGAAITAFYMTRVMLMTFFGEKRWQPDEHGHEPHPHESPKVMTIPMIVLAVGSVFGGAYFSIGDRFVHWLEPVTGHKHGTPPISALTVTISTVAVMVIGVGLAWLQYGRKPVPVVAPRGSLLTRAARRDLLQDDFNHVVLVRGGEHLTRSLVYVDHTLVDGVVNGTAASMGGLSGRLRRIQNGYARSYAVSMFGGAAILIAATLLMRAV from the coding sequence GTGGAGAACCTGATTGCGCTGCTGGTCGCGGCGCCCCTGCTAGGAGCGGCCGTCCTGCTGTGCGGCGGCCGGCGCCTCGACGCCGTCGGCCACTGGATCGGCACGGCCCTGGCCGCCGCCTCCTTCGTCATCGGTGTCGTCCTCTTCGCCGACATGCTCGGCAAGGACGCCGAACACCGGGAGATGGGCCAGTACCTGTTCAGCTGGATCCCCGTCGAGGGCTTCCAGGCGGACGTCGCCTTCCAGCTCGACCAGCTGTCGATGACGTTCGTCCTGCTGATCACCGGAGTCGGCTCGCTCATCCACGTGTACTCCATCGGGTACATGGAGCACGACGAGCGCCGGCGCCGCTTCTTCGGCTATCTGAACCTGTTCCTCGCGGCGATGCTGCTGCTCGTCCTCGCCGACAACTACCTGCTGCTGTACGTCGGCTGGGAGGGCGTGGGCCTCGCCTCGTACCTGCTGATCGGCTTCTGGCAGCACAAGCCCAGCGCCGCCACCGCCGCGAAGAAGGCCTTCCTGGTCAACCGCGTCGGCGACGTGGGCCTGTCCATCGCCATCATGCTGATGTTCACCACCTTCGGGACGTTCGCCTTCGGGCCGGTCCTGGAGGCCACCGGTGAGACCAGCGAGGGCAAGCTGACCGCCATCGCCCTGATGCTGCTGCTTGCCGCCTGCGGCAAGTCCGCCCAGGTGCCGCTGCAGTCCTGGCTCGGGGACGCCATGGAGGGCCCGACCCCCGTCTCGGCCCTCATCCACGCCGCGACCATGGTCACCGCGGGCGTCTACCTGATCGTCCGCTCCGCCAACATCTTCGACGGCGCCCCGGACGCCCAGCTCGTCACCACCGTCGTCGGCGCGGTCACGCTCCTCTTCGGTGCGATCGTCGGTTGTGCGAAGGACGACATCAAGAAGGCCCTCGCAGGCTCGACGATGTCGCAGATCGGCTACATGGTGCTCGCCGCGGGCCTCGGCCCCATCGGCTACGTCTTCGCGATCATGCACCTGGTGACGCACGGCTTCTTCAAGGCCGGGCTGTTCCTCGGCGCCGGCTCGGTCATGCACGGCATGAACGACGAGGTCGACATGCGCAAGTACGGCGGCCTGCGGACGTACATGCCGGTCACCTTCGTCACCTTCGGCCTCGGCTACCTCGCCATCATCGGTTTCCCCGGTCTGTCCGGCTTCTTCTCCAAGGACATGATCATCGAGGCGGCGTTCGCCAAGGGCGGCACCGAGGGCTGGATCCTCGGCAGTGTGGCCCTGCTGGGCGCGGCCATCACCGCGTTCTACATGACGCGCGTGATGCTGATGACGTTCTTCGGCGAGAAGCGCTGGCAGCCCGACGAGCACGGCCACGAACCACACCCGCACGAGTCGCCCAAGGTCATGACGATCCCCATGATCGTGCTGGCCGTCGGATCGGTCTTCGGCGGCGCGTACTTCAGCATCGGCGACCGGTTCGTCCACTGGCTGGAGCCCGTCACCGGCCACAAGCACGGCACCCCCCCGATCAGTGCCCTGACGGTGACGATCTCCACGGTCGCCGTGATGGTCATCGGCGTCGGCCTCGCCTGGCTCCAGTACGGGCGCAAGCCCGTCCCCGTCGTCGCCCCGCGCGGATCGCTCCTCACCCGGGCCGCTCGGCGCGACCTCCTCCAGGACGACTTCAACCACGTCGTCCTCGTACGCGGCGGAGAGCACCTCACACGCTCCCTCGTCTACGTCGACCACACCCTGGTCGACGGCGTCGTCAACGGCACGGCGGCCTCGATGGGCGGCCTCTCCGGGCGGCTGCGCCGGATCCAGAACGGCTATGCCCGGTCGTACGCGGTCTCGATGTTCGGCGGTGCTGCGATCCTCATCGCCGCGACCCTGCTGATGAGGGCGGTCTGA